From Plasmodium brasilianum strain Bolivian I chromosome 7, whole genome shotgun sequence, the proteins below share one genomic window:
- a CDS encoding BSD-domain protein, producing MYSLWKEVSDQIKKKAENLNTTFQELGTNNITKSSCNNEEYNSDGKISENNEDKSYKDSLQDKINIINNKYINNKDFSELHYYNEKFMSGFNNIKKIVGDIYKDKLNNTSGDSNNSGNNRGNSSGNNRENNRGNNRGNNSGNNRGNNSGNNSGNNRENNRGNNRGNNRENGGTSGSTYGSSKINSSTNSNKNSSGNNCGNLGNDADDRSASNKKFYLSKIVPWKKADIMISKIYRKKYDQGFPLNLPDQNLKKEVYQKILKLNLDRNRIYNTNILQDYNFNWLKKKEQSEQIMKEDNNLLSTKNFLVPFYMHETDFWKSYFFNIDIIYNEIADAIYEKHVSRQMSKQSNEQINMLSGSSNSAFPLDISGFNSQRNFHRDEHNNIRRSSRNSRRSSRRSSRRSSRRSSRRSSRRSSRHSDLRVSPNDGNAQINIDQACIPKNEKSSERSNQCSNQSCKGTNRVSTGGRLEKENNAVNSLDEKSYATKRDHDIHLDTIDNCANLKSVNNINSYTNSNSLFELNHSISKKNKEKVILNKEGDTYSRTTLRGNPHNNIIGLSKKDNSTDEYVSMSSFDGKGSIKKTKINGLNFYMDRDVYMHLSEKMSSLNNFLAHQTHTRKSCNNGSDITRWCNNSNGSKKEDTGVSSDKFHCDSISFEEQNSDMPEQNVKLNDAPNLSAPIKEMLINEGTPLQKEKNDKNEKNDKNDKNDKNNKIPSEPNSEQNLKLLNESHEVSERICGMDVQSNIDQHSCFYQGICNLTVDELFHSNSNIRVNNSGRNENKQQQRFATEENEHVINRKGIEAERVEVEHVEVEHVGAVSIHDNLPWEGMVHIGTAIEEGSCRKVKAYSSHEIETKRNELDKCSLTTKNILSGGIKTDEILFYPNELDNVVSTDMKNREKLVPMVDNLKKKNESLIFELKENNSEPLHSFRNNIDVSSIVNGKNNEMDSNKYKRHVDSIFPSTKEANFLGVHENYINRGNNSGSNYGSNNMLSFSFNINSNGSTNEIANEWEGENTFVHNNQHGTSILELSKERNKMKEERVVEGEEDETVSVKEYSLPVEHINKISCKRNNEYYEHGKNVEIKNKMNVEGNLVDVCSNKIKNDTYDLFKSDDINIDDINFADDMEFDIDSNKFDAAELEQFEKDLLNASII from the coding sequence ATGTACTCCCTGTGGAAAGAGGTAAGTgaccaaataaaaaaaaaagcggaaaatttaaatacgACATTTCAAGAATTAGGTACAAACAATATTACTAAGTCGAGTTGtaataatgaagaatataataGCGATGGTAAAATAAGTGAAAACAATGAAGACAAAAGTTATAAAGATAGCTTAcaggataaaataaatatcataaataataaatatataaataataaagactTTTCGGAGTTACACTATTACAATGAAAAGTTTATGAGCGGCtttaacaatataaaaaaaattgtaggggatatatataaagataagCTGAATAACACAAGTGGGGATAGCAATAACAGCGGTAATAACAGAGGCAATAGCAGCGGTAATAACAGAGAAAATAACAGAGGAAATAACAGAGGCAATAATAGTGGAAATAACAGAGGCAATAATAGTGGAAATAACAGTGGCAATAACAGAGAAAATAACAGAGGAAATAACAGAGGTAATAACAGAGAAAATGGTGGCACCAGTGGCAGCACTTATGGAAGCAGCAAAATTAATAGCAGCACCAATAGTAATAAGAATAGCAGCGGGAACAACTGTGGTAACCTTGGAAACGATGCGGACGACAGATCAgcaagtaataaaaaattttatctctCTAAAATTGTTCCATGGAAAAAAGCAGATATTATGATTTCGAAAATTTACAGGAAGAAATACGACCAAGGATTTCCATTAAATTTACCTGatcaaaatttgaaaaaagaggtgtatcaaaaaatattaaaattaaatttagatagaaatagaatatataataccaATATTTTACAggattataattttaactggttaaagaaaaaagaacaaagtGAACAAATCATGAAAGaagataataatttattaagcaccaaaaattttttagttcCTTTTTATATGCATGAAACTGATTTTTGGAAGTCGTACTTTTTTAACattgatattatatataacgaAATTGCCGATGCCATTTACGAAAAGCATGTGAGCAGACAAATGAGCAAACAGTCAAACGAACAGATAAACATGCTAAGTGGTAGCTCTAATTCGGCCTTTCCCTTGGATATCAGCGGATTCAACAGTCAGAGAAACTTTCACAGGGATGAACACAATAACATTCGAAGAAGCAGTCGAAACAGTCGACGAAGCAGTAGACGAAGCAGTAGACGAAGCAGTAGACGAAGCAGTCGACGAAGCAGTCGACGAAGCAGTCGACATAGTGATCTCCGCGTCAGTCCCAATGATGGTAATGCTCAAATCAATATAGACCAAGCTTGCATCCCAAAGAACGAGAAATCCTCTGAACGTAGTAACCAATGTAGTAACCAAAGCTGTAAAGGAACAAACAGAGTAAGCACCGGTGGGAGGttagaaaaggaaaacaatGCAGTAAACTCACTTGATGAGAAGAGTTATGCTACTAAAAGAGATCATGATATACACCTGGATACTATAGACAATTGTGCTAATTTAAAAAGTgtaaataacataaatagcTATACGAATTCAAATAGTTTGTTTGAGTTAAATCATTCTATaagtaaaaagaataaagaaaaggtGATACTTAACAAAGAAGGAGATACATATTCAAGGACTACGTTACGTGGTAATcctcataataatataattggTTTATCTAAGAAAGATAACAGTACAGATGAATACGTATCAATGTCGTCATTTGATGGAAAAGGTTCCATAAAGAAGACCAAAATAAATGGGTTAAACTTCTATATGGACAGAGATGTTTACATGCACTTAAGCGAAAAGATGAGCAGCCTGAACAACTTTTTGGCTCATCAAACGCATACTCGTAAAAGTTGTAATAATGGTAGTGATATCACCCGATGGTGTAATAACAGCAATGGTAGCAAAAAAGAAGACACTGGCGTATCCTCTGATAAATTTCACTGTGATAGCATTTCGTTTGAAGAACAAAATAGTGATATGCCCGAGCAAAATGTAAAACTAAATGATGCACCAAATTTAAGTGCTCCAATAAAGGAGATGCTCATTAATGAGGGTACTCCTCTacagaaggaaaaaaatgacaaaaacgagaaaaatgataaaaatgataaaaatgataaaaacaataaaataccATCAGAGCCTAATTCAGAAcagaatttaaaattattgaatGAATCACATGAAGTAAGTGAAAGGATTTGCGGAATGGATGTTCAGAGTAACATAGACCAGCATTCCTGCTTTTACCAGGGAATATGTAATTTAACAGTAGATGAACTGTTCCATAGTAATTCTAATATAAGAGTAAATAACTCAGGTAGAAATGAGAACAAGCAGCAGCAAAGATTCGCTACGGAAGAGAACGAACATGTTATAAATAGGAAAGGAATAGAAGCAGAACGTGTAGAAGTAGAACACGTAGAAGTAGAACACGTAGGAGCAGTGTCAATACATGATAACTTGCCATGGGAAGGTATGGTACATATTGGTACGGCAATCGAGGAAGGTTCATGCAGAAAAGTAAAGGCGTATTCCTCGCACGAGATAGAAACAAAACGAAACGAACTTGACAAGTGTAGtttaacaacaaaaaatatattatcagGAGGAATAAAGACGGatgaaattttgttttacccCAATGAACTTGATAATGTCGTTTCTACTGACAtgaaaaatagagaaaagcTTGTTCCTATGGTTGAtaatcttaaaaaaaaaaatgaatcattaatttttgagttaaaggaaaataatagtGAACCATTGCATTCATTTCGTAATAACATTGATGTGAGTAGCATCGTGAatggtaaaaataatgaaatggATAGCAATAAATATAAGCGGCATGTAGATTCTATATTTCCCTCTACAAAGGAGGCAAACTTTTTAGGCGTCCATGAGAATTACATAAATAGGGGAAATAATTCTGGTTCAAACTACGGTAGCAACAATATGCTTAGCTTTAGTTTCAATATTAATTCTAATGGTTCTACAAATGAAATAGCTAATGAATGGGAAGGTGAGAATACATTTGTTCATAATAACCAGCACGGTACAAGTATATTGGAGCTGTCCAAGGAAAGGAACAAAATGAAAGAGGAAAGAGTAGTGGAAGGAGAGGAAGACGAGACGGTGAGTGTAAAGGAGTATTCCCTGCCCGTTGagcatattaataaaataagctGCAAACGAAATAACGAATATTATGAACACGGGAAAAATGTAGAGATAAAGAACAAGATGAATGTTGAGGGTAACTTGGTGGATGTGTGTtcgaataaaataaaaaatgatacataTGACTTGTTTAAATCAGATGATATAAACATAGACGATATAAATTTTGCTGACGATATGGAATTTGATATAGACTCGAATAAATTTGACGCTGCGGAATTAGAGCAGTTTGAAAAGGACTTGTTAAATGCTTCAATTATTTGA